Proteins co-encoded in one Armatimonadota bacterium genomic window:
- the lpdA gene encoding dihydrolipoyl dehydrogenase: MANSYDLVIIGGGPAGYVGAVRAAQLGLRTALVERDKLGGICTHWGCIPTKVLLHTAELVERLRAAQALGLEGGPLTVNYARLQQRKAEVVERLHRGVQYLMRKHQIDVFYGTGRFERADRVAVALNDGSETVLEAAHVLVATGSTARSVPGIAIDNKRILDSSGALMLEAPPRAIVILGAGAVGVEFASLFAALGSAVTLVELLPTLLPLEDEEIGKGLERVFTRKGITVHTGTTATRATLRDDRVVVTLARGDQTEEVEADYLLVAVGRAPLLDGLQLEAVGVAVERGAIAVDDEFRTSVPTIYAVGDCIGRPYRLAHVASDEAIHAVEAIAGVAHAPVNYQAVPRPTFSIPQVATVGLSERQAREAGYDVRVGRFAFQANSKAVIEGERDGFVKVVTDGRTGEILGIHMLGPAVTELLAEGVAVKYLEGTAVELAGAVHAHPTLAEALREAALDALGRVLHA, translated from the coding sequence GTGGCGAACTCCTACGACCTGGTGATCATCGGCGGCGGCCCCGCGGGCTACGTGGGGGCCGTGCGCGCGGCGCAGCTTGGGCTGCGCACCGCCCTGGTCGAGCGCGACAAGCTCGGCGGCATCTGCACGCACTGGGGCTGTATCCCCACCAAGGTCCTGCTGCACACCGCCGAGCTCGTCGAGCGCCTGCGCGCCGCGCAGGCGCTGGGGCTGGAGGGTGGCCCGCTGACCGTGAACTACGCGCGGCTGCAGCAGCGCAAGGCCGAGGTGGTCGAGCGGCTCCACCGCGGCGTGCAGTACCTGATGCGCAAACACCAGATCGACGTCTTCTACGGCACCGGGCGCTTCGAGCGGGCCGACCGGGTGGCAGTAGCCCTCAACGACGGCTCGGAGACCGTACTCGAGGCCGCCCATGTCCTGGTGGCCACGGGCTCGACGGCCCGCAGCGTGCCCGGCATCGCCATCGACAACAAACGCATCCTGGACAGCAGCGGCGCGCTGATGCTGGAGGCCCCGCCGCGGGCCATCGTGATCCTGGGTGCCGGTGCCGTGGGCGTGGAGTTCGCCAGCCTGTTCGCGGCCCTGGGCAGTGCGGTCACCCTGGTGGAGCTGCTGCCGACGCTGCTGCCGCTGGAGGACGAGGAGATCGGCAAGGGGCTGGAGCGCGTCTTCACCCGCAAGGGGATCACGGTGCACACGGGCACCACGGCCACGCGGGCCACGCTGCGGGACGACCGCGTGGTCGTCACCCTGGCCCGCGGGGACCAGACGGAGGAGGTCGAGGCGGACTACCTGCTGGTGGCGGTGGGACGTGCGCCGCTGCTGGACGGCCTGCAGCTGGAGGCCGTCGGCGTGGCGGTCGAGCGCGGCGCGATCGCCGTGGACGACGAGTTCCGCACCTCGGTGCCGACGATCTACGCCGTGGGCGACTGTATCGGCCGGCCCTACCGCCTGGCCCACGTCGCCTCCGACGAGGCCATCCACGCCGTCGAGGCAATCGCGGGGGTCGCGCACGCCCCCGTCAACTACCAGGCGGTGCCGCGGCCCACGTTCTCCATCCCCCAGGTGGCGACCGTTGGGCTCTCGGAGCGGCAGGCCCGCGAGGCCGGCTACGACGTCAGGGTGGGGCGCTTCGCCTTCCAGGCCAACAGCAAGGCGGTCATCGAGGGCGAGCGCGACGGGTTCGTCAAGGTCGTGACCGACGGCCGGACCGGCGAGATCCTGGGCATCCACATGCTGGGGCCGGCGGTGACAGAACTGCTGGCGGAAGGCGTCGCCGTCAAGTATCTTGAAGGTACAGCCGTGGAGCTGGCCGGGGCGGTGCACGCGCACCCCACGCTGGCGGAGGCGCTCCGGGAGGCCGCGCTGGACGCGCTGGGCCGGGTGCTGCACGCCTGA
- a CDS encoding thiamine pyrophosphate-dependent dehydrogenase E1 component subunit alpha, translating into MVDRDRQTATVQARHVTLGLSDDDVLRMYHTLALARALDERMWVLQRAGLVPFVISGQGHEGAQVGVMWATDRARDWLVPFYRSLAACLAKGMSARDLMLGLFARAEDPSSGGRQMPAHWAHPRLKILSTSSPVGTQYLHAVGIAYAAKLRKTGEVCVTSVGEGGTSQGDWHEAMNFAGIHKLPVVFMVENNRYAISVPQRLQMAVDDVAVRAAGYGFPGVVVDGSDVLACYEAGREAVRRARAGEGPTLIEAKVERLTAHSSEDRQEKYRPTADVEAARSRDPLVVFKHYLEQVGLLDERRYTEIHAQIRAEVDDATAYAERAPWPDPATVTRHVYYEG; encoded by the coding sequence ATGGTCGACCGAGACCGTCAGACCGCGACCGTGCAGGCCCGGCACGTGACGCTGGGCCTCTCCGACGACGACGTGCTCCGCATGTACCACACCCTGGCGCTGGCCCGCGCCCTCGACGAACGGATGTGGGTGCTGCAGCGCGCCGGCCTGGTGCCGTTCGTGATCTCCGGCCAGGGGCACGAGGGCGCCCAGGTGGGCGTGATGTGGGCCACCGATCGCGCCCGCGACTGGCTGGTGCCGTTCTACCGCTCGCTGGCCGCGTGCCTGGCCAAGGGGATGTCGGCGCGGGACCTGATGCTGGGGCTCTTCGCGCGGGCGGAGGACCCCAGCAGCGGCGGCCGGCAGATGCCCGCGCACTGGGCCCACCCGCGCCTCAAGATCCTCTCGACCAGCAGCCCGGTGGGCACGCAGTACCTGCACGCGGTGGGCATCGCCTACGCGGCCAAGCTGCGCAAGACCGGCGAGGTCTGCGTCACGTCCGTGGGCGAGGGCGGCACCAGCCAGGGCGACTGGCACGAGGCGATGAACTTCGCGGGCATCCACAAGCTCCCCGTGGTCTTCATGGTCGAGAACAACCGGTACGCCATCTCGGTCCCCCAGCGGCTGCAGATGGCGGTCGACGACGTGGCGGTGCGGGCCGCGGGCTACGGGTTCCCTGGCGTCGTCGTCGACGGGTCCGACGTGCTGGCGTGCTACGAGGCGGGCCGCGAGGCGGTGCGCCGGGCCCGGGCCGGCGAGGGCCCCACCTTGATCGAGGCCAAGGTCGAGCGGCTGACCGCGCACTCCTCCGAGGACCGGCAGGAGAAGTACCGGCCGACCGCTGACGTCGAGGCTGCTCGCAGCCGAGATCCCCTGGTGGTGTTCAAGCACTACCTGGAGCAGGTGGGCCTGCTGGACGAGCGCCGCTACACGGAGATCCACGCGCAGATCCGCGCCGAGGTCGATGATGCCACCGCGTACGCGGAACGGGCGCCGTGGCCCGATCCCGCGACCGTGACCCGGCACGTGTACTACGAGGGGTAG
- a CDS encoding alpha-ketoacid dehydrogenase subunit beta, whose translation MPELRLLDAIRQAMYEEMKRDERVVVLGEDVGPKGGVFGATDGFWAEFGEARVLDTPLAESTIVGAAIGMAANGLIPIAEIQFSDFIFPATNQIVSEAARMRYRSNGAFGCPIVIRAPYGGGVEVHGGLYHSQSIEAFFAHVPGLKVVAPSVPYDAKGLLKAAIRDPDPVLYLEHKRLYRAVRGEVPEDDYVVPIGPAVVRRPGTTLSLFAYGQMLHEALAVAAEMAGEGIDVEVVDLQTLRPLDVETILASVRKTNKALIVYEDNRFLGFGAEVAAIIAEEAFDALDGPVMRVAGLDVPAVPYADPLAAAFMPSRAKIADAVRRLATY comes from the coding sequence ATGCCGGAACTGCGGCTGCTGGATGCGATCCGCCAGGCCATGTACGAGGAGATGAAGCGCGACGAGCGCGTCGTCGTGCTGGGCGAGGACGTGGGGCCCAAGGGCGGGGTGTTTGGCGCCACTGACGGCTTCTGGGCCGAATTCGGGGAGGCGCGGGTCCTGGACACGCCGCTGGCCGAGTCGACCATCGTGGGCGCGGCGATCGGCATGGCCGCCAACGGGCTGATTCCCATCGCCGAGATCCAGTTCTCCGACTTCATCTTCCCTGCAACCAACCAGATCGTGAGCGAGGCGGCGCGGATGCGTTACCGCAGCAACGGGGCGTTCGGGTGCCCCATCGTCATCCGCGCGCCCTACGGCGGCGGGGTCGAGGTGCACGGCGGACTGTACCACTCCCAGAGCATCGAGGCGTTCTTCGCCCACGTCCCCGGGCTCAAGGTGGTGGCGCCGTCGGTGCCCTACGACGCCAAGGGCCTGCTGAAGGCCGCGATCCGCGATCCCGACCCCGTGCTCTACCTGGAGCACAAGCGGCTCTACCGGGCGGTCCGCGGCGAGGTGCCCGAGGACGACTACGTGGTGCCCATCGGGCCGGCCGTGGTACGCCGTCCGGGCACGACGCTGTCGCTGTTCGCCTACGGTCAGATGCTGCACGAGGCCCTGGCCGTGGCCGCAGAGATGGCCGGGGAGGGGATCGACGTCGAGGTGGTCGACCTGCAGACGCTGCGACCGCTGGACGTGGAGACGATCCTGGCCTCGGTCCGCAAGACCAACAAGGCCCTGATCGTTTACGAGGACAACCGGTTCCTGGGGTTTGGGGCCGAGGTGGCGGCGATCATCGCCGAGGAGGCGTTCGACGCGCTCGACGGACCGGTGATGCGCGTGGCCGGGCTCGACGTGCCGGCGGTGCCCTACGCCGATCCGTTGGCCGCGGCGTTCATGCCGTCGCGGGCCAAGATCGCCGACGCCGTGCGGCGCCTGGCCACGTACTGA
- a CDS encoding dihydrolipoamide acetyltransferase family protein, with protein MPVEIKLPQLGESIHEGTIARWLKQPGDRVEKYEPLVEITTDKVNVEMPSPVAGVLVALLVPEGETRPVGAPIALVELEGAAAEGAPRGPQQPGEAADVTVAATIAAAAPAAAPTAPALSAEMPRERGAARLSPLVQRLAREHGIPLSVLETLPGSGAGGRVTKDDVLRYVAQRAASGAAPPGVGPAPAAPPGPVAPEVLAAPPAFIPSPPSPAAAAPPGPAGAPAPAAPTSPPAPSAPAPGAAAGVGPAAPQDRLLKLTPIRRTIAQRMAQSKREIPHAYGVIEVDMSAVVAWREAHKDAWRREGIPLTYTAFFIKAATDALRAHPVVNATWTEDGILLRGAINIGVGIAVEDGLVVPVLHGADRLSLRGIAAALDDLTRRARAGQLTLDDIQGGTFTITNPGVFGSIWSMPIIVPGQAAILATDAIVKRPVVRDDAIAIRPIMHLGLAFDHRVFDGAVCMQFLQYLKTWLEGFRDAG; from the coding sequence ATGCCGGTCGAGATCAAGCTGCCGCAGCTGGGCGAGAGCATCCACGAGGGCACCATCGCGCGGTGGCTCAAGCAGCCCGGCGACCGCGTCGAGAAGTACGAGCCGTTGGTGGAGATCACCACCGACAAGGTCAACGTGGAGATGCCCTCGCCCGTGGCGGGGGTGCTGGTGGCGCTGCTGGTCCCGGAGGGCGAGACGCGGCCGGTGGGCGCGCCGATCGCGCTGGTGGAGCTGGAGGGGGCCGCAGCCGAGGGCGCGCCGCGCGGCCCACAGCAGCCCGGCGAGGCCGCGGACGTCACGGTGGCCGCCACCATCGCCGCTGCGGCGCCAGCTGCAGCCCCGACGGCGCCGGCGCTGTCGGCCGAGATGCCGCGCGAGCGCGGCGCCGCCCGTCTGTCCCCGCTGGTCCAGCGCCTGGCCCGCGAGCATGGCATTCCCCTGAGCGTGCTGGAAACCCTGCCCGGCTCCGGCGCCGGCGGTCGGGTCACCAAGGACGACGTCCTGCGCTACGTAGCGCAGCGGGCCGCAAGCGGCGCGGCACCACCCGGAGTCGGTCCTGCGCCTGCAGCGCCGCCGGGTCCGGTAGCCCCGGAGGTCCTTGCAGCGCCGCCGGCCTTCATACCATCGCCACCCTCGCCGGCCGCTGCGGCGCCGCCAGGTCCTGCCGGAGCGCCTGCCCCTGCAGCCCCGACGTCCCCACCAGCGCCGTCGGCGCCCGCGCCAGGTGCTGCGGCCGGCGTCGGGCCCGCCGCTCCCCAGGACCGCTTGCTCAAGCTCACGCCGATCCGCCGGACCATCGCCCAGCGCATGGCCCAGAGCAAGCGCGAGATCCCGCACGCCTACGGCGTGATCGAGGTGGACATGAGCGCCGTGGTGGCGTGGCGCGAGGCCCACAAGGACGCCTGGCGGCGCGAGGGGATCCCGCTGACCTACACGGCCTTCTTCATCAAGGCCGCCACCGACGCCCTGCGCGCCCATCCGGTGGTGAACGCCACCTGGACCGAGGACGGCATCCTGCTGCGCGGGGCGATCAACATCGGGGTGGGCATCGCCGTGGAGGACGGGCTCGTGGTGCCGGTGCTGCATGGGGCCGACCGCCTCAGCCTGCGGGGCATCGCCGCCGCCCTCGACGACCTGACCCGGCGGGCGCGCGCGGGCCAGCTCACGCTGGACGACATCCAGGGCGGCACGTTCACCATCACCAACCCCGGGGTCTTCGGCTCGATCTGGTCGATGCCGATCATCGTCCCGGGCCAGGCGGCGATCCTGGCCACCGATGCCATCGTCAAACGGCCGGTGGTGCGGGACGACGCCATCGCCATCCGCCCCATCATGCACCTGGGGCTCGCGTTCGACCACCGCGTCTTCGACGGCGCGGTGTGCATGCAGTTCCTCCAGTACCTGAAGACCTGGCTGGAGGGGTTCCGCGATGCCGGTTGA
- the lipA gene encoding lipoyl synthase, protein MPVDAAPRPAWLKVRLPGGPDYADLVSIMRAQQMHTVCEEARCPNIGECWGRRTATFLILGNVCTRRCGYCAVAHGLPTELDRAEPARLAAAVAAMGLRHAVVTSVTRDDLADGGAAIYAETIRQIHRRVPACTVEVLVPDFKGNPEALRVVLDANPEILGHNIEAPRRIFAIVRPGGDYDRSLELLRRVKEWGYTSFTKSSIILGMGETVDEVLATMDDLRAVDVDVLTLGQYLRPGPEFHPIDRYYTPEEFAWLREEGLRRGFRYVEAGPLVRSSYRADVQAQAVRAYRARLGAVPAAD, encoded by the coding sequence ATGCCGGTTGACGCCGCCCCCCGTCCCGCATGGCTGAAGGTGCGCCTGCCGGGCGGCCCCGACTACGCCGACCTGGTGAGCATCATGCGCGCGCAGCAGATGCACACCGTCTGCGAGGAGGCCCGCTGTCCCAACATCGGCGAGTGCTGGGGCCGGCGCACCGCCACCTTCCTGATCCTGGGGAACGTCTGCACGCGCCGCTGTGGCTACTGCGCCGTGGCCCACGGGCTGCCCACCGAGCTCGACCGCGCGGAACCGGCCCGCCTGGCCGCAGCGGTGGCGGCCATGGGCCTGCGCCACGCCGTCGTCACCTCGGTCACCCGCGACGACCTGGCCGACGGCGGCGCGGCGATCTACGCCGAGACGATCCGGCAGATCCACCGGCGCGTGCCGGCCTGCACCGTCGAGGTGCTCGTGCCCGACTTCAAGGGTAATCCCGAGGCGCTGCGGGTGGTGCTGGACGCCAACCCCGAGATCCTGGGGCACAACATCGAGGCCCCGCGGCGCATCTTCGCGATCGTGCGCCCGGGCGGCGACTACGACCGGTCGCTGGAGCTGTTGCGCCGCGTCAAGGAGTGGGGCTACACCTCGTTCACCAAGAGCAGCATCATCCTGGGCATGGGCGAGACGGTCGACGAGGTCCTCGCGACGATGGACGACCTGCGGGCCGTCGACGTCGACGTGCTCACGCTGGGCCAGTACCTGCGCCCGGGCCCGGAGTTTCATCCCATCGACCGGTACTACACGCCCGAGGAGTTCGCCTGGCTGCGCGAGGAGGGCCTGCGCCGCGGGTTCCGCTACGTCGAGGCCGGCCCACTGGTGCGCTCCTCGTACCGCGCCGACGTCCAGGCGCAGGCTGTGCGTGCCTACCGGGCGCGCCTGGGGGCTGTGCCGGCAGCCGACTAG
- a CDS encoding VOC family protein, with the protein MASRVQSRIFPHLWYSGGAEEAARFYVSIFPDSRVDHITVLPSETPSGPPGSVKVVDFTLLGQRFQAISAGPHHDFNDAVSIVVLCEDQEEIDRYWRALLEGGGQAQACGWLIDRFGLRWQIVPAVLDEMMRDPDPARLKRVIDAMLKMVKLDIAALQHAYAA; encoded by the coding sequence ATGGCGTCCCGGGTGCAATCGAGGATATTTCCGCATCTTTGGTACTCAGGAGGAGCCGAAGAGGCAGCGAGATTTTACGTGTCCATCTTTCCCGACTCACGCGTCGATCACATAACAGTGCTTCCCAGCGAAACGCCGAGCGGCCCGCCGGGATCGGTCAAGGTGGTCGATTTCACCCTGCTCGGCCAGCGATTTCAGGCAATCAGTGCGGGCCCACATCATGACTTTAATGACGCCGTGTCGATCGTTGTCCTGTGCGAGGATCAGGAGGAGATTGACCGCTATTGGCGTGCGCTCCTCGAGGGCGGTGGGCAAGCACAGGCATGTGGATGGCTCATCGATCGCTTCGGCCTACGATGGCAAATCGTGCCCGCCGTTCTGGATGAGATGATGCGCGACCCAGACCCGGCTCGCTTAAAGCGAGTCATCGATGCGATGTTGAAGATGGTGAAACTGGACATAGCCGCGCTTCAGCATGCGTACGCCGCGTGA
- a CDS encoding NAD(P)/FAD-dependent oxidoreductase, whose amino-acid sequence MDETQAHELYDVTIIGAGPTGLFAAYYAGFRGFRTKLIDSQPDLGGQITALYPDKYIYDVAGFPKILGKDLVANLVEQAMQYEPTVCLNEEVRTLQRGPDGIIELGTTLGRHRSRVVIITAGIGAFTPKTYRRPELDRYEGRGLYFAVRRKEEFRDKTLLVVGGGDSALDWALNLLPYARSITLIHRRDGFRAHADSVRKLFESPITVKLFYELRALRGDPHVEEAVIVNNRTGQEEVLRVDAVLAFLGLVSNLGPIAQWGLQLEGDAIVVNTKMETNLPGVYAAGDIATFPGKLKLIATGFGEAATAVNNAATYLDPHASVFPGHSSAIMEKKEKELARQPR is encoded by the coding sequence ATGGACGAGACGCAGGCCCACGAACTCTACGACGTCACCATCATCGGCGCCGGGCCCACCGGCCTCTTCGCCGCCTACTACGCCGGGTTCCGCGGCTTCCGGACCAAGCTGATCGACAGCCAGCCCGATCTGGGAGGCCAGATCACCGCGCTCTACCCGGACAAGTACATCTACGACGTGGCCGGTTTCCCCAAGATCCTGGGGAAGGACCTGGTGGCGAACCTCGTGGAGCAGGCCATGCAGTATGAACCCACCGTCTGCCTGAACGAGGAGGTCCGCACGCTGCAGCGGGGGCCCGATGGGATCATCGAGCTCGGGACCACCCTGGGGCGGCACCGGAGTCGGGTGGTGATCATCACGGCGGGCATCGGCGCCTTCACCCCCAAGACCTACCGGCGTCCCGAACTCGACCGCTACGAGGGCCGCGGGCTCTACTTCGCTGTGCGGCGCAAGGAGGAGTTCCGCGACAAGACCCTGCTGGTGGTCGGGGGCGGCGACTCCGCCCTGGACTGGGCGCTGAACCTGCTCCCCTACGCCAGGAGCATCACGCTCATCCACCGCCGCGATGGCTTTCGCGCCCACGCCGACAGCGTCAGGAAGCTGTTCGAGTCGCCGATCACCGTCAAGCTGTTCTACGAGCTGCGGGCGCTGCGGGGCGACCCGCACGTCGAGGAGGCCGTGATCGTCAACAACCGCACCGGGCAGGAAGAAGTGCTGCGGGTGGACGCCGTGCTGGCGTTCCTCGGGCTGGTCTCCAACCTGGGCCCCATCGCCCAGTGGGGGCTGCAGCTGGAGGGTGACGCCATCGTCGTCAACACCAAGATGGAGACCAACCTGCCGGGCGTCTACGCGGCCGGCGACATCGCCACGTTCCCGGGCAAGCTGAAGTTGATCGCGACGGGGTTTGGCGAGGCGGCCACCGCGGTGAACAACGCCGCGACCTACCTCGACCCGCACGCCTCGGTGTTCCCCGGCCACTCCTCGGCCATCATGGAGAAGAAGGAGAAGGAACTGGCCCGCCAGCCCCGCTGA
- the moeB gene encoding molybdopterin-synthase adenylyltransferase MoeB produces the protein MAVQTQRGATPLLTKEQLTRYSRQIILEELGVAGQRKLLDSKVLIVGAGGLGSPSALYLAAAGVGTLGIVDGDRVDLSNLHRQILHFTHDIGRPKTQSAQRTLEDVNPDVTVVPYQTTLTSENALEIVRDYDVVVNGSDNFPTRYLVNDACVLLRKPLVDASILKWEGQATVFLPGRGCYRCLFPTPPPPGSVPSCAEGGIVGAVAGYMGTLQAIEAIKILLGVGETLANRLLLFDALQGEVRTLRWTRNPACPACGDHPTITALIDYEQFCGLPGRQHAPAATEEGVPAVDPEEAYRLVAEGAQLIDVREPWEWAMVRIPGAVLIPMGEVLQRTSEIDPNRPVVVQCATGARSAKVTELLRQAGYARAYNLAGGIVEWQNRQLPVETGDGRR, from the coding sequence ATGGCGGTTCAGACGCAGCGCGGCGCCACGCCGCTGTTGACGAAGGAGCAGCTGACCCGCTACTCGCGGCAGATCATCCTCGAGGAGCTGGGGGTGGCGGGGCAGCGCAAGCTGCTGGACAGCAAGGTGCTGATCGTGGGCGCCGGCGGGCTGGGGTCGCCGTCGGCGCTCTACCTGGCGGCGGCCGGGGTGGGGACGCTGGGCATCGTCGACGGCGATCGCGTGGACCTGTCGAACCTGCACCGCCAGATCCTGCACTTCACGCACGACATCGGTCGGCCCAAGACGCAGTCGGCGCAGCGGACCCTGGAGGACGTCAACCCCGACGTCACGGTCGTGCCGTACCAGACCACCCTCACCTCGGAGAACGCCCTGGAGATCGTCCGTGACTACGACGTGGTCGTCAACGGCAGCGACAACTTCCCCACGCGCTACCTGGTCAACGACGCGTGCGTCCTGCTGCGCAAGCCCCTGGTGGACGCCAGCATCCTGAAGTGGGAAGGCCAGGCCACGGTCTTCCTGCCCGGGCGGGGCTGCTACCGGTGCCTGTTTCCGACGCCCCCACCGCCGGGGTCGGTGCCGTCGTGCGCCGAGGGCGGCATCGTGGGCGCCGTGGCCGGCTACATGGGCACGCTGCAGGCCATCGAGGCCATCAAGATCCTGCTGGGGGTCGGCGAGACCCTGGCCAACCGGCTGCTGCTCTTCGATGCGCTGCAGGGCGAGGTGCGCACGCTGCGGTGGACGCGCAACCCCGCCTGCCCGGCGTGCGGCGACCACCCCACGATCACGGCGCTGATCGACTACGAGCAGTTCTGCGGCCTGCCAGGGCGCCAGCACGCGCCCGCGGCGACCGAGGAGGGAGTTCCAGCCGTCGATCCCGAGGAGGCCTACCGCCTGGTGGCGGAGGGCGCGCAGCTGATCGACGTGCGCGAGCCGTGGGAGTGGGCGATGGTGCGGATCCCGGGCGCCGTGCTGATCCCCATGGGCGAGGTGCTGCAGCGCACCTCCGAGATCGACCCCAACCGCCCGGTGGTGGTGCAGTGCGCCACCGGCGCGCGCAGCGCGAAGGTGACGGAACTGCTGCGCCAGGCCGGGTACGCCCGCGCGTACAACCTGGCCGGCGGCATCGTGGAGTGGCAGAACCGCCAGTTGCCGGTCGAGACGGGCGACGGACGGCGGTAA
- a CDS encoding zinc-binding dehydrogenase: MRQAILRGPRALDLAEVPMPEPGPGEVVVRVRAALTCGTDLKTFRRGHPRLPFGPFGHEAAGDVAAVGEGVRHVVPGQAVVFVPTAPCGACAPCQRGRENLCVRLFDAVALGAYADAIRLPARVVARHLFPKPGGLGYAEAACLEPLACVVHGWRRLGAVTGPVAVVGVGPIGLLFVQVAAGCGLAVVAVGRRPEGLARARACGATGVLDASGLDDVGEALRALCGPDGPEVLVEATGAQAVWEAAPGWVAPGGRVLLFGGLAGGSRPAFDAARLHYSEVDLIGAFHYTTAEVRQALDLLAAGKIRPEPLIASWRPLSAIREVFDELDRGAGPKVAVLPDGAP, encoded by the coding sequence ATGCGACAGGCGATCTTGCGCGGGCCGCGCGCCCTGGACCTCGCCGAGGTCCCGATGCCCGAGCCGGGCCCGGGCGAGGTCGTCGTCCGCGTGCGCGCGGCGCTGACCTGCGGGACCGACCTCAAGACCTTTCGCCGCGGGCATCCCCGTCTGCCGTTTGGCCCCTTCGGCCATGAGGCCGCCGGCGACGTCGCGGCGGTGGGCGAGGGGGTGCGCCACGTCGTGCCCGGCCAGGCCGTGGTCTTCGTGCCCACGGCGCCCTGTGGCGCGTGCGCTCCCTGCCAGCGCGGCCGCGAGAACCTCTGCGTCCGTCTCTTCGACGCTGTCGCCCTCGGCGCGTACGCCGACGCGATTCGCCTGCCCGCGCGTGTGGTCGCGCGGCACCTCTTCCCCAAACCCGGCGGGCTTGGCTACGCCGAGGCCGCATGCCTGGAGCCGCTGGCGTGTGTCGTCCACGGCTGGCGCCGCCTGGGCGCGGTCACCGGCCCGGTGGCGGTGGTTGGGGTCGGGCCGATCGGCCTGCTGTTCGTGCAGGTGGCGGCGGGCTGTGGGCTCGCGGTGGTGGCCGTCGGGCGCCGACCGGAGGGGCTTGCGCGAGCCCGGGCCTGCGGGGCCACCGGTGTGCTCGACGCATCGGGGCTCGACGACGTGGGCGAGGCGTTGCGCGCGCTGTGCGGGCCCGACGGTCCGGAGGTGCTGGTTGAAGCCACCGGGGCACAGGCCGTGTGGGAGGCTGCTCCCGGGTGGGTGGCGCCCGGTGGTCGCGTGCTGCTCTTCGGCGGGCTGGCCGGTGGCAGCCGTCCGGCGTTCGACGCCGCGCGGCTGCACTACAGCGAAGTGGACCTGATCGGCGCCTTCCACTACACGACGGCCGAGGTCCGGCAGGCCCTGGATCTGCTGGCGGCGGGGAAGATCCGCCCGGAGCCGCTGATCGCGTCCTGGCGGCCACTGAGCGCGATCCGCGAGGTCTTCGACGAACTCGACCGTGGGGCCGGGCCCAAGGTCGCGGTACTGCCCGACGGCGCGCCGTGA
- a CDS encoding alcohol dehydrogenase catalytic domain-containing protein — translation MSVVQPTTTRAVVWRAPDDLRLEELPLPTLGPGDVLLRITACGLCPGETMDWYMARKAPVVLGHEAVGVVVEAGPDAAFAPGTRLFVHHHAPCLACAACRRGDHVHCAAWRPRRLLPGGLATYAVAQAAALVTDAHVVPAGLDDVTATFIEPLACVVKSLRRARVRPGARVLVLGLGVMGLLHLLAARRLEPEVLIGADRLAGRVAIARPFADVVLDVTQDVLPEAVRAATGGEGADAVIVGPGAIDALDAGVACAAPGGTVLLFAPTPPEVRWAVAPHDLFFREVSLVASYSAGPPDTREALALLTTGLPVQALVTHRLPLAEAAAGYALLRRAAALKVVVQP, via the coding sequence GTGAGCGTGGTGCAGCCCACGACGACCCGGGCCGTGGTCTGGCGAGCGCCCGACGACCTGCGCCTGGAGGAGCTCCCGCTTCCGACGCTGGGTCCAGGCGACGTCCTGCTGCGCATCACGGCGTGCGGACTGTGCCCCGGCGAGACGATGGACTGGTACATGGCGCGCAAGGCGCCGGTCGTCCTGGGCCACGAGGCCGTGGGGGTCGTCGTCGAGGCAGGCCCTGACGCGGCGTTCGCCCCGGGCACGCGCCTGTTCGTCCACCACCACGCACCGTGTCTTGCCTGCGCCGCCTGCCGGCGCGGCGACCACGTGCACTGCGCGGCATGGCGGCCGCGTCGGCTGCTGCCGGGCGGTCTGGCCACCTATGCGGTGGCCCAGGCGGCGGCGCTCGTCACCGATGCGCACGTGGTACCCGCCGGCCTCGACGACGTCACGGCGACGTTCATCGAACCGCTGGCGTGTGTGGTCAAGTCGTTGCGGCGGGCGCGGGTGCGGCCGGGCGCCCGCGTGCTGGTGCTCGGCCTGGGCGTGATGGGGCTGCTGCACCTGCTGGCAGCCCGCCGGCTAGAGCCGGAGGTGCTGATCGGCGCCGATCGCTTGGCTGGCCGCGTCGCCATCGCCCGGCCCTTCGCCGACGTCGTGCTCGACGTGACCCAGGACGTCCTCCCCGAGGCCGTACGTGCAGCGACCGGCGGGGAGGGCGCCGACGCGGTGATCGTCGGGCCCGGCGCCATCGACGCGCTGGACGCCGGCGTGGCGTGCGCGGCGCCGGGCGGCACCGTGCTGCTGTTTGCGCCCACGCCACCGGAGGTCCGCTGGGCGGTGGCACCCCATGACCTCTTCTTCCGGGAGGTGAGCCTCGTGGCCAGTTACTCGGCAGGACCACCGGACACCCGGGAGGCTCTGGCGCTGTTGACGACCGGGCTGCCGGTACAGGCGCTCGTGACGCACCGGTTGCCGCTGGCCGAGGCGGCGGCCGGCTACGCGTTGCTGCGCAGGGCAGCGGCGCTCAAGGTGGTGGTGCAGCCGTGA